A stretch of Falco rusticolus isolate bFalRus1 chromosome 2, bFalRus1.pri, whole genome shotgun sequence DNA encodes these proteins:
- the LOC119142789 gene encoding olfactory receptor 51E2-like encodes MPFPNSSDLSPTSFILASIPGLETAHFWMAIFLCSMYILAVTGNCVVLFIVKTEPSLHAPMYFFLCMLAAIDLALSTSTVPRVLSFYWFNTKEISFGACLVQMFFIHTLSAIESTVLLAMAVDRYVAICHPLRHAAILTNAATAKIGLVAMARGVLFFLPLPLLLLPLPFCSSRVLSHSFCLHQDVMNLACANTTPSMVYGLTAILLVMGLDAILICLSYILILKAVLQLALWKERIKVFSTCIAHICVVLAFYVPLIGLSVVHRFGKDLAPLVHITMGNIYILVPAVLNPIIYGVRTKEIQRRILNLIHIYNNRISQ; translated from the coding sequence ATGCCCTTCCCCAACAGCTCGGACCTCAGCCCAACCTCGTTCATCTTGGCCAGCATCCCAGGGCTGGAGACTGCACATTTCTGGATGGCGATCTTTCTGTGCTCCATGTACATCTTGGCAGTCACAGGCAACTGTGTGGTGCTGTTCATCGTGAAGACAGAGCCCAGCCTACACGCTCCCATGtacttctttctctgcatgCTGGCTGCCATCGACCTGGCCTTGTCCACTTCCACAGTACCACGTGTCCTCTCCTTCTACTGGTTCAACACCAAGGAGATCAGCTTTGGTGCTTGCCTTGTCCAGATGTTCTTCATCCATACCCTCTCAGCCATCGAGTCCACTGTCCTCCTGGCCATGGCGGTGGACCGCTACGTGGCCATCTGCCACCCACTGAGGCATGCTGCCATCCTCACAAAtgctgcaacagcaaaaataggGCTGGTAGCCATGGCCAGGGGAGTTCTCTTCTTCCTACCTTTGCCtttgctcctcctgccccttccaTTCTGCAGCTCCCGGGTGCTGTCACACTCCTTCTGCCTGCACCAGGATGTGATGAACCTGGCCTGTGCCAACACCACCCCCAGCATGGTTTATGGCCTCACTGCCATCCTGCTGGTCATGGGGCTGGATGCCATCCTCATCTGCCTCTCCTATATCCTGATCCTCAAGGCTGTCTTGCAGCTGGCATTGTGGAAGGAGAGGATCAAGGTGTTCAGCACCTGCATTGCCCATATCTGCGTGGTCCTGGCCTTCTACGTGCCCCTCATTGGGCTGTCCGTGGTGCACAGGTTTGGGAAGGATCTGGCTCCACTGGTCCATATCACCATGGGGAACATTTACATCCTGGTGCCTGCTGTGCTTAACCCCATCATCTACGGGGTGAGGACCAAAGAGATACAGAGGAGGATCCTCAATTTAATTCATATATACAACAACAGAATTTCCCAGTGA
- the LOC119142786 gene encoding olfactory receptor 51G2-like encodes MEHDSHTTWELNGSFYQPSAFLMMGIPGLEALHHWISIPFCALYLIALLGNCMILFIIKKTQSLHEPMYYFLSMLSVTDLGLVLCTLPTTLGIFWFNMRRIGFDACLTQMYFIHILSFIESSVLLAMAFDRFIAISHPLRHPSILTKTTVIKIGLAIIMRGMVSLLPIPFLLKRLTFCGKTELSHSFCFHPDIMNLACADIKVNVFYGMIILLSTVGMDFIFIVLSYILIIKTVISLATKEECLKALNTCVSHICAVLVFFIPMIGLSMIHRFGKNIPPLVNSLVAYTYLIIPPALNPIIYSIKCSHIREALLRVLWRKSESEW; translated from the coding sequence ATGGAGCATGACTCACATACCACGTGGGAATTAAATGGCTCCTTCTATCAGCCTTCAGCTTTCCTCATGATGGGCATCCCAGGCCTGGAAGCCCTTCACCACTGGATCTCCATCCCTTTCTGTGCACTGTACCTTATTGCTCTCCTGGGAAACTGCATGATCCTCTTCATCATAAAGAAGACCCAAAGTCTTCATGAACCAATGTACTACTTCCTTTCCATGCTGTCAGTCACTGACCTGGGTTTGGTTCTATGTACGCTGCCTACTACTCTGGGCATTTTTTGGTTTAATATGCGAAGGATTGGTTTTGATGCTTGCCTCACTCAAATGTATTTCATCCACATACTGTCCTTCATTGAATCCTCTGTGCTCCTGGCAATGGCATTTGACCGATTCATTGCCATCTCCCATCCACTGAGACATCCATCCATACTGACAAAGACGACTGTCATAAAAATAGGTTTGGCAATTATAATGAGGGGTATGGTCTCCCTCCTTCCCATACCCTTCTTGCTCAAGAGACTAACCTTTTGTGGGAAGACTGagctttctcattctttttgcTTCCATCCTGATATCATGAACCTAGCATGTGCAGATATCAAAGTCAATGTCTTCTATGGTATGATTATTCTCTTATCAACGGTGGGGATGGACTTCATCTTCATTGTGCTGTCCTACATCCTGATCATTAAAACTGTTATCAGCCTTGCAACCAAGGAGGAGTGTCTCAAGGCTTTGAATACATGTGTCTCCCACATCTGTGCTGTTCTAGTGTTCTTCATCCCAATGATCGGACTGTCCATGATCCACCGCTTTGGAAAGAACATTCCTCCTCTGGTCAACAGTTTGGTGGCCTACACCTACCTTATAATTCCCCCTGCTCTCAACCCCATTATCTACAGCATAAAATGCAGCCACATCCGTGAGGCTTTGCTCAGGGTACTGTGGAGGAAGAGTGAATCTGAGTGGTAG